A genomic segment from Peribacillus sp. ACCC06369 encodes:
- a CDS encoding hydroxymethylglutaryl-CoA lyase — MNLPKRVEIIESGPRDGIQNEKNFIPTDSKLQLIQALSETGIKRMEATSFVSPKHVPQMADGAEVFININKREDVQYMTLIPNKRGFDLAKDVGATSLALFVAASETFNKKNVRMSIEESLCQLSSVVEEAKNENMFIRFHISTAFYCPYEGPVQEEATLGLVQTLEKLNVDEIVLCDTIGRANPKQVYQLFGKTLDLSPTAKIAAHFHDTYGLSKANSLAALQAGITSFDTSIGGLGGCPFAPGAAGNDATEDFVFMLHEMGIETGIDFDKLLHCVTLIKKMTNRTLTGHLHKIANPYSSDNDTNDTVKQNS, encoded by the coding sequence ATGAACTTACCAAAACGTGTTGAAATCATAGAATCTGGACCAAGGGACGGAATTCAGAATGAAAAAAATTTTATTCCAACTGATTCGAAATTGCAGCTGATACAAGCGTTGAGTGAGACGGGAATAAAAAGAATGGAAGCTACTTCATTCGTTTCACCTAAACATGTACCACAGATGGCTGATGGAGCCGAAGTTTTTATAAATATCAACAAACGAGAAGATGTGCAATACATGACCTTGATTCCAAATAAGAGGGGGTTTGATTTGGCTAAAGATGTAGGGGCGACCAGTCTGGCTTTGTTTGTTGCAGCGAGTGAGACGTTCAATAAAAAAAATGTAAGGATGTCCATTGAAGAGTCCTTATGCCAGTTATCCTCTGTTGTAGAGGAGGCTAAGAATGAAAATATGTTCATACGGTTCCATATCTCAACTGCTTTTTATTGCCCATATGAAGGTCCGGTTCAGGAAGAGGCAACCCTTGGTCTTGTTCAGACGTTAGAAAAATTAAATGTGGACGAAATTGTGCTTTGCGATACAATAGGCCGGGCTAATCCTAAGCAAGTATATCAATTGTTCGGTAAAACATTGGACCTCTCACCCACAGCGAAAATAGCTGCCCATTTCCATGATACTTATGGTTTATCAAAAGCCAACTCATTAGCAGCATTGCAAGCGGGTATTACTTCTTTTGATACTTCCATAGGAGGATTGGGTGGTTGTCCCTTTGCGCCTGGAGCTGCAGGAAACGATGCAACTGAAGACTTTGTATTCATGCTTCATGAAATGGGAATAGAGACTGGCATAGATTTTGATAAACTTTTGCATTGTGTAACTCTGATAAAAAAAATGACGAATCGTACCTTGACTGGCCACCTCCACAAAATAGCAAATCCATACTCCTCAGATAATGACACCAATGATACTGTAAAACAGAACTCTTAA